One genomic region from Pseudomonas hormoni encodes:
- a CDS encoding type II toxin-antitoxin system HicA family toxin: protein MRSREMIRMIEEDGWYLVAVKDSHHQYKHSYKAGRVTIKHPDSDLPKGTINSILKQAGLK, encoded by the coding sequence ATGCGAAGTCGGGAAATGATCAGGATGATCGAGGAGGATGGTTGGTATTTGGTCGCCGTGAAAGATAGCCACCATCAGTACAAGCATTCGTACAAGGCAGGCCGGGTGACGATCAAGCACCCTGATTCGGATCTGCCCAAAGGAACGATCAACAGCATTTTGAAACAGGCGGGTCTGAAATGA
- a CDS encoding type II toxin-antitoxin system HicB family antitoxin, producing MTPDIGNESLEGATAQEGLTEMKFPVVLHKDADSEYGVIIPDVPGCFSAGATVAQAFENVKEALSLHYEGLVADGDPLPQVREIDAHIDNPDYAGGVWGVVDFDITPYFGKSVRFNATLPEQLLERIDQTVRRDQRYSSRSGFLAAAALRELSE from the coding sequence ATGACGCCCGACATTGGAAACGAGAGCCTCGAAGGGGCCACAGCACAGGAAGGGCTTACCGAAATGAAATTCCCGGTCGTTCTGCACAAGGATGCCGACTCAGAATACGGAGTGATTATCCCGGACGTACCGGGTTGTTTCTCTGCCGGCGCTACAGTGGCGCAGGCATTCGAAAACGTGAAGGAAGCGCTTTCCTTGCACTATGAAGGGTTGGTCGCCGATGGTGATCCACTGCCGCAAGTGCGTGAGATTGACGCTCATATTGATAACCCTGATTACGCCGGTGGTGTGTGGGGGGTGGTCGACTTCGATATCACGCCTTACTTCGGCAAGTCGGTGCGCTTCAACGCCACGCTGCCTGAGCAGTTGCTTGAGCGTATCGACCAAACGGTCAGGCGGGATCAGCGATACAGCTCAAGATCCGGTTTTTTGGCTGCGGCCGCATTGCGTGAGCTGTCGGAATAA
- the mgrA gene encoding L-glyceraldehyde 3-phosphate reductase — protein MTYTAAENRYDSIPYRRVGRSGLVLPALSLGLWHNFGDSTPIDTQRSLLRTAFDLGINHFDLANNYGPPYGSAEINFGRLLREDFKQYRDELIISSKAGWDMWPGPYGQGGGSRKYVLASLDQSLQRLGLDYVDIFYSHRFDPDTPLEETASALATAVQQGKALYIGISSYSGVKTREMAALLKEWKVPLLIHQPAYNLLNRWVEKDLLEVTDELGTGVIAFTPLAQGLLTDKYLNGIPKDARVNRPGGGSLQSAHLSEANIAHVRGLNEIAKRRGQSLAQLALAWTLRDPRVTSALIGASRPEQIIENVGALKNLSFSAEELAEIDRFAQEGGINLWEKPSTAE, from the coding sequence ATGACCTACACCGCTGCCGAAAACCGCTACGACTCCATCCCTTACCGCCGCGTCGGTCGCAGCGGTCTGGTATTGCCGGCGTTATCCCTGGGCCTGTGGCACAACTTCGGCGACAGCACGCCGATCGACACCCAGCGTTCGTTGTTGCGCACGGCGTTCGATCTGGGGATCAACCACTTCGACCTGGCCAACAACTACGGCCCGCCATACGGCAGCGCCGAAATCAATTTCGGCCGTTTGCTGCGCGAAGACTTCAAGCAGTATCGCGACGAGCTGATCATTTCCAGCAAGGCCGGTTGGGACATGTGGCCCGGTCCTTACGGACAGGGCGGCGGTTCGCGCAAATACGTGCTGGCCAGTCTTGACCAGAGCCTGCAGCGCCTGGGCCTGGATTATGTGGATATTTTCTATTCGCACCGTTTCGATCCGGACACTCCGCTGGAGGAAACCGCCAGCGCACTCGCCACTGCCGTGCAGCAGGGCAAGGCGCTGTACATCGGCATCTCGTCGTATTCCGGGGTGAAAACCCGTGAGATGGCGGCGCTGTTGAAAGAGTGGAAAGTGCCGTTGCTGATTCACCAGCCGGCCTACAACCTGCTCAATCGCTGGGTGGAAAAAGACCTGTTGGAGGTCACCGACGAACTGGGCACCGGTGTGATTGCGTTCACACCGTTGGCGCAGGGTTTGTTGACCGACAAATACCTCAACGGCATTCCGAAGGATGCGCGGGTCAATCGTCCGGGCGGTGGTTCTTTGCAATCCGCGCACCTGTCGGAGGCCAACATCGCCCATGTGCGCGGGCTCAACGAAATCGCCAAGCGTCGTGGTCAGAGTCTGGCGCAATTGGCGTTGGCCTGGACGCTGCGCGATCCGCGTGTGACCTCGGCGCTGATCGGTGCGAGCCGGCCGGAGCAGATCATCGAGAACGTCGGGGCGTTGAAGAACCTGAGCTTCAGTGCGGAGGAGCTGGCGGAGATTGACCGGTTTGCCCAGGAGGGCGGGATCAATCTTTGGGAGAAGCCTTCGACGGCTGAGTAA
- the tauD gene encoding taurine dioxygenase gives MSHLTIVPLSSALGAQISGIDISQPLNLEQRDAIEQALLKHQVLFFRDQPITPQQQARFAANFGDLHIHPIYPNVPEQPEVLILDTAVTDVRDNAIWHTDVTFLPTPAMGAVLSAKLLPEFGGDTLWASGIAAYEALSAPMKTLLEGLTATHDFTRSFPLERYGNTPEALAQWEEARRKNPPLSHPVIRTHPVSGRRSLFVNEGFTSKINELSETESETILKFLFAHATRPEFTIRWRWQKDDVAFWDNRVTQHYAVDDYRPARRVMQRATVLGDVPFFR, from the coding sequence ATGAGCCACCTGACAATCGTCCCCCTCAGCTCCGCGCTCGGCGCGCAAATCAGCGGCATCGACATCAGTCAGCCGCTGAACCTGGAACAGCGCGATGCCATCGAGCAGGCACTGCTCAAGCATCAGGTGCTGTTTTTCCGCGACCAGCCGATCACGCCGCAGCAACAGGCGCGTTTCGCCGCCAATTTCGGCGACCTGCATATTCACCCGATCTACCCGAATGTGCCGGAACAACCGGAAGTGCTGATCCTCGACACCGCGGTCACCGACGTACGCGACAACGCCATCTGGCACACCGACGTGACCTTCCTGCCGACCCCGGCGATGGGCGCGGTGCTCAGCGCAAAATTGCTGCCGGAGTTTGGTGGCGACACGTTGTGGGCCAGCGGTATTGCGGCGTATGAAGCGCTGTCTGCACCGATGAAAACCTTGCTCGAAGGGCTGACGGCGACTCACGATTTCACCCGCTCGTTTCCGCTGGAACGCTACGGCAATACGCCTGAGGCGCTGGCTCAGTGGGAAGAAGCCCGCCGGAAAAATCCGCCGCTGTCGCACCCGGTGATCCGCACGCACCCGGTAAGCGGGCGCCGGTCGCTGTTCGTCAATGAAGGGTTCACGTCGAAGATCAATGAGCTGTCGGAAACCGAGAGCGAGACCATTCTGAAGTTTCTGTTCGCCCATGCCACGCGGCCGGAGTTCACCATTCGCTGGCGCTGGCAGAAGGATGATGTGGCGTTCTGGGATAACCGCGTGACGCAGCATTACGCGGTGGACGATTACCGACCGGCGCGGCGGGTGATGCAGCGGGCGACGGTGTTGGGGGATGTGCCTTTCTTCCGGTGA
- the tauC gene encoding taurine ABC transporter permease TauC, translating into MSSYEIPAVTVKPGSTVIPVRRSLSTRWISVLTLVALVAIWWAVTATGMIEPLFLPPPSAVLQKGWLLVTTGYMDSTLWQHLGASLGRIGLGLGFAVLTAVPVGIAIGANRIARGILDPLIEFYRPIPPLAYLPLIVIWCGIGELSKVLLIYLAIFAPIAIATATGVRTVDPAKLRAAQSLGATRAQLIRHVILPSALPDILTGVRIGLGVGWSTLVAAELIAATSGLGFMVQSAAQFLVTDVVVLGILVIALIAFAMEMGLRALQRKLVPWHGQAH; encoded by the coding sequence ATGAGCAGCTATGAAATTCCGGCCGTGACGGTGAAACCGGGTTCGACGGTCATTCCTGTTCGTCGCAGTTTGAGCACCCGCTGGATCAGCGTGCTGACCCTGGTCGCGTTGGTCGCTATTTGGTGGGCCGTTACCGCCACGGGAATGATCGAACCGCTGTTTCTGCCACCGCCGTCTGCCGTGTTGCAAAAAGGCTGGCTGCTGGTGACCACCGGTTACATGGATTCGACGTTGTGGCAGCACTTGGGCGCGAGCCTCGGCCGCATCGGTCTGGGCCTCGGATTTGCCGTGCTGACCGCCGTGCCGGTCGGCATTGCGATCGGTGCCAACCGTATCGCGCGCGGCATTCTCGATCCGCTGATCGAGTTCTACCGCCCGATTCCTCCGCTGGCCTATCTGCCGCTGATCGTGATCTGGTGCGGCATTGGTGAGTTGTCGAAAGTCTTGCTGATCTACCTGGCGATCTTCGCCCCGATTGCCATTGCGACCGCCACCGGCGTGCGCACCGTCGACCCGGCCAAATTGCGCGCGGCTCAGTCGTTGGGCGCTACCCGGGCACAGTTGATTCGCCATGTGATTTTGCCGAGTGCCTTGCCGGATATTTTGACCGGTGTGCGCATTGGGTTGGGTGTGGGTTGGTCGACACTGGTCGCCGCCGAGCTGATCGCCGCCACCAGCGGCTTGGGCTTCATGGTCCAGTCAGCTGCGCAATTCCTGGTCACCGATGTGGTGGTGCTGGGGATCCTGGTGATTGCGTTGATCGCCTTTGCCATGGAGATGGGCCTGCGCGCCCTGCAACGCAAACTGGTGCCGTGGCACGGCCAGGCTCACTAA
- the tauB gene encoding taurine ABC transporter ATP-binding subunit, giving the protein MALLQLERISAQYPGSPEPVLADISLSLGPQQLLVALGPSGSGKTSLLNLIAGFVEPSAGRITLDGVPVKGPSAERGVVFQDDALLPWQDVLANVGFGLELAGVSRDKREIRAREMLALVDLSGFENRRIWQLSGGQKQRVGLARALAADPRVLLMDEPFGALDAFTREQMQELLLQVWKRTAKPVFLITHDIEEAVFLATDLILLAPNPGQIVERLSLDFGQRYAAGESARSIKSDPRFIETREHVLAKVFSQRSAATWQERA; this is encoded by the coding sequence ATGGCTTTGCTACAGCTGGAGCGCATCAGCGCACAGTACCCTGGCAGCCCGGAACCGGTACTGGCGGATATTTCCCTGAGCCTTGGGCCCCAGCAATTGCTGGTCGCCCTCGGCCCGTCCGGCAGTGGCAAGACTTCGCTGTTGAACCTGATTGCCGGCTTCGTCGAGCCCAGCGCCGGACGCATCACCCTCGATGGCGTGCCGGTCAAAGGCCCCAGCGCCGAACGCGGCGTGGTGTTCCAGGACGACGCCTTGCTGCCTTGGCAGGACGTGCTGGCCAACGTTGGTTTCGGTCTGGAACTGGCGGGTGTTTCCCGGGACAAACGTGAAATCCGCGCTCGGGAAATGCTCGCGCTGGTGGACCTTTCCGGTTTCGAAAATCGCCGAATCTGGCAGCTTTCCGGTGGCCAGAAGCAGCGTGTCGGCCTGGCCCGCGCACTCGCCGCAGATCCCCGCGTGTTGCTGATGGACGAACCTTTCGGCGCCCTCGACGCCTTCACCCGCGAACAGATGCAGGAGCTGCTGTTGCAAGTGTGGAAGCGCACTGCCAAACCGGTATTCCTGATTACCCATGACATCGAAGAAGCGGTTTTTCTCGCCACGGACCTGATCCTGCTGGCGCCGAACCCGGGGCAAATCGTCGAGCGCCTGAGCCTGGATTTCGGTCAGCGTTACGCCGCCGGCGAATCTGCACGGTCGATCAAATCCGACCCGCGCTTTATCGAAACCCGCGAACACGTGCTCGCCAAGGTGTTCTCCCAACGCAGCGCCGCCACGTGGCAGGAGCGCGCATGA
- the tauA gene encoding taurine ABC transporter substrate-binding protein — translation MKLNFPLRLLAAASLAAASFFAQAADVTVAYQTTVDPAKVAQADGAYEKATNAKIDWRKFDNGADIIAAIASGDVQIGYLGSSPLTAAITRKVPVETFLIATQIGAAEALVARDGSGIKTPQDLIGKKIAVPFVSTGHYSLLAALKHWNIDPSKVTILNLAPPAIIAAWKRGDIDATYVWDPALGVAKENGKVLITSGELAKFGAPTFDAWIVRKDFAEKHPEIVTAFAKVTLDAYADYRKDPKSWLANQSNVDKLVKLSGAKASDIPLLLQGNVYPLAADQVITLGAPTTKAITDTAVFLKEQGKVEAVLPDYAPYVSAKFITN, via the coding sequence ATGAAACTGAATTTCCCTCTTCGCCTCCTGGCGGCCGCGTCTTTGGCGGCAGCGAGTTTCTTTGCCCAGGCGGCTGACGTGACCGTCGCCTACCAGACAACCGTTGACCCGGCAAAAGTTGCGCAGGCCGACGGCGCGTATGAAAAAGCCACCAACGCCAAGATCGACTGGCGCAAATTCGACAACGGTGCCGACATCATCGCCGCCATTGCGTCCGGCGACGTGCAGATCGGTTACCTCGGTTCCAGCCCCCTGACGGCTGCAATCACCCGCAAAGTACCGGTAGAAACCTTCCTCATTGCCACGCAGATCGGCGCCGCTGAAGCCCTGGTCGCCCGCGACGGTTCCGGCATCAAGACCCCGCAAGACCTGATCGGCAAGAAAATCGCCGTGCCGTTCGTTTCCACCGGTCACTACAGCCTGCTCGCCGCGCTGAAGCACTGGAACATCGACCCGTCGAAAGTCACCATCCTCAACCTCGCCCCGCCGGCAATCATCGCTGCGTGGAAACGCGGTGACATCGACGCCACTTACGTTTGGGATCCGGCGCTCGGTGTGGCCAAGGAAAACGGCAAAGTGCTGATCACCTCCGGCGAACTGGCCAAGTTCGGCGCGCCGACCTTTGATGCGTGGATCGTGCGCAAAGACTTCGCCGAGAAACACCCGGAAATCGTCACCGCGTTCGCCAAAGTCACCCTCGACGCCTACGCCGATTACCGTAAAGACCCGAAATCCTGGCTCGCCAATCAGTCCAACGTCGACAAACTGGTGAAACTCTCCGGTGCCAAGGCCAGCGACATTCCGCTGCTGCTGCAAGGCAACGTCTACCCGCTGGCGGCTGATCAGGTGATCACCCTCGGCGCGCCGACCACCAAAGCCATCACCGACACCGCCGTGTTCCTCAAGGAACAAGGCAAGGTCGAGGCCGTACTGCCGGACTACGCGCCATACGTCAGCGCCAAGTTCATCACCAACTGA